The following DNA comes from Camelina sativa cultivar DH55 chromosome 14, Cs, whole genome shotgun sequence.
tgtgtgtgatgtgtgtgtgtgtgtgtgtgatgtttgtttattgaatctgtttgtttgttttgtagatgCCTAGGATCGTGATGCGTAGGCTCGTTGCTGACTTTGCTGACAGAGACGAATTTGTGTGCTCAATCTATGATCTTGaaaagaagatcaagaagaattTGGAGAGGAATCTGGAGAAAGAGCGTAAGAAAGAGCTTAAGAGATTGAAGAGTCTTCCTCCAATTTCTCAACTAAGAACTGGCATAGCAACTTTCTGGTCGAGTTTCTTACTGGACTCTACTACTACTCTTCTTGATTATGCACAGTCTAAGCCCTCCTCCTTTCCAGACGAgtaagcctctctctctctctctctctcgttttctttacattgttgtttgttttgtttacattgttgtttgttttttctttgttggctTTGATTACaatcttgtttgttttacttgtAGGTTCATGAACGATTTCATGCGCCGTATTCGTAGAGCAGGCTGGTACCAGGAAGAGAAGAACCTGGATTACACGGTAACATTCTTGAACCTTAAATCACACGAGTAAGCCTCTtatctcatctcatctctctcgTCAATTTTGTTGTGAACCTTTAGGTGCCAAGGAGAGTCTTGGACAGGCTTGCTGCCACTTACTCTCAGCCAGTGGACATGGTTGAAGACCCTTTTACCCTCATTGCTCT
Coding sequences within:
- the LOC104739042 gene encoding uncharacterized protein LOC104739042 codes for the protein MPRIVMRRLVADFADRDEFVCSIYDLEKKIKKNLERNLEKERKKELKRLKSLPPISQLRTGIATFWSSFLLDSTTTLLDYAQSKPSSFPDEFMNDFMRRIRRAGWYQEEKNLDYTVPRRVLDRLAATYSQPVDMVEDPFTLIALLESRVEAEQAREEAYRRRQEMVLRKHEEKQANHAKKMEEKAEKEALNKAIKEKKRIAKQKNQMARIGAKSCGLT